The nucleotide window TATTGGACAAAGCTACAATATCTACTTTTGCTTCTGCTATAGCTAACCTCTCTGACCTCCGTCTTCGCTCTCTGGCTTTTCTTTCTGAGAGTGAGTGCCCTCTGATGAACAGCTATTTCTCCTACAGACACTTTGAGAATGAAACCCAGGGATCTCCATTAAAACAACATTTGTTCCTCAATGACCTGGATTGAGGTAAAGGAAGAGGAATAGAAAGCAAAAGAGGGAGCTGACTCAGACTCAGAGCTGGACCCAGTAGCAGGCACATTGCTCATTATAGCTCCtccatgggccaggcactgtgctatgcaCTGGGGAGTCAATGGTGTGCAAGTTAGGCAAAGCTTTCTCTTTCGTGTACTACATGTTCCAATGCAAGAGATAGTTAACACATTCATAAATAGAATATGAAGTCAACACTGAGAAGCATCATGAAAAAAAAACAGGGCAAGAGGTAGAGGTGATGGGAaaggttttctgaaaaaaaaagctgagcacTGACCTTGTGTGTGAGAACTGTGTAACTATCTGGGAGACAGGATGTAGGAAGGCCtcaaggtgggagggtggctaTGACAGAGTATACCTAGAATGCAGATATGGCCAGGGTGAGCAAGGGTCAGAAATGAAGTTAGAGATATAGCCAGTGACCAGGGGACGCACGATTTAGTTGGccttgggattttattttttcatgtaatgGAAGTACCTAGACTTGAACAGGAAGGTGACATTATCTGCTTTCTATTCCAAAAGACTCACTGCAGCTGCTATAAATAGGAGTATagctattattataataattaacaGTGCATATTTGAACAGGACAGTTCTAACAAATTTTTATAAGTAATTAATAAACCCAAACAATATTTCAtaactatattttttttaatgagaaagagTTTCTCCTCCCACCCAAGTAGTTTATATACTCATGGACAAATAACTTTATTTCGCTAGAGTGACATACAATCTAGAACCATTATAttcctagtatttttttttttttttgagatggagtcttgctctgttgcccaggttggaggctggagtgcagtggcacgatcacagctcactgcaacctccacctcccaggttcaagcaattttcctgcctcaggctcccgagtagctgggattacaggcatgagccaccacgcccggctaatttttttgtatttttattagagacaggatttcaccatgttggccagactggtcttgaactcctgacctcaactgatccaccagcctcagcctcccaaagtgctgggatcacaggcataagccaccgcacccagccattctTAGTATTTCTTTTCATAATTGTCAGCTTTGACATGTCTACTTTTTATAATTAAGTAGATAGAAAGAAAAAGTGTTTATTGTAGTAATGCCATTCAATTTGTCTGAATTCCTTTTGAATGACTTGTCAACAATCTCACACACCaacttattattaaaaattatttttggtgaTTCATCAATTGACAATTGCATTATATCCTGCTTCAATCCTATAAAGACCAAACCATGGAAGCCTCCCGAGCTGTGAAAGGACTTGTTACCCCGTCTCTGGATCATTCATACACTCATTGTGGATGCccatgtttttaattatttcttgtttGGCATTCTGCAGATTTTTATACCCCAGGATAATAAGATTCAGTGACAGGTGAGGgctgtggttttcttttgctATGTGGGAGAAAGGCAATGGTGAAAGAAGTCACCTTGATCAAAGCACGTCTCAGGCACTTGAATTTAGTAAAGAGTACATATGCACACTGAAAATCTAGAAATAGATTCCCTTAAAGCTATCCCTGCTTGCCCATCCCTTGAAAAGTCTTCTCACACATAGTTCGGAGCCCGTTGTTCTAGTTGGTGAGCTCTGTAAGtgtgtgttattttatttctctttacccCATGCCAAGCAGTATGCCTGGCACAGCcatctttttgtttaaaaatgagggAAGTGGGGGTTTGGAGTGTCAGTTTGTTTTTCCCATTCTTCCCGTATCTTTCCTAACTTCTCATCCCACTTCCCAAACTGAGATGTCACCACTAGGACACTGACAACATTTTCTGGATAGGGGAGTCCCAAGCTGGGGACAATAACAGAGATGACATAAACACAGAGAGGTACAAAGTTTGTCTTTATTACCCAAGAATCAGGAATGGAACAAATGAAGTGGGACATTTGAGTTAGATTTCTTGGTTGAGACCCTGGTTTTATTACTTTCATGGTCACAAAACTGAGTTCTCAGCCTCCTCCCTCTCAGGTCAGGTGGCAGCAGTGGGCAGTGGTCCAGTCCACCACACTGCACTGGCAGTGGCAGGTGGGTTCCAGCTGAACATCCCATGAACCACAGCCATAGCCACAAGCACAGCCAGTGACAGCCATCCCTGCATGAGCACATGAAGCACAGACATCAGAGCTCTTGGAATTTAAGAGGAGGAAGGGCTACCCACAACCCTCTTTCAACCCTGTACAGTTAGGGGTAGAGCTAGGTTTCGTGGGGCCTTAAGCTCATTCACTTTTGAGAGTTCATTtcaagaaaagaaacacagaaatcacaaaaacaaatatttgggGCCATGAAAGAGACTCATACAAGTGAGAGACTTGGAACTTGGGAGTTTCAGTTTTCTTCGATTTGTGATAAATTCACCTCTCTGTTGGCCCCTACCCATCAAAACagaggaatagattggaaagagaaatgaaggatGTGATCATTATGGGACAATGGAGGAGAGGAAGGGCTGAGAAACAGGAGCATGAAGTGAAGGGGTAAAAGGAAGAGGCAGAAGCCCAAGATCCCCTAGTAGCATCCTTCAGGGAAACAAGAATGGGCAAGGGGTCTCTGGGAACCAAGAGTCATGACTCAGCCCCAGGGTGCCAGGGTGATACAGACCTGACATGGGGGAAGATGTAGGTGCAGGGAGATGGACAGGGGAGGACACAGGGCATCGTACTCACCATTACCCCTCAGGGAGTTACTCACCAGCAGGGCAGGAGGACAGTCTGCCTTGGCTTTTGACACTGGCACACGAGAGCTTCTTGCTTATAGGAGAGGGACTGTACTCTGAGTAGGAAAGAAGAAGGGGTACATCCCATGAGCTATCCTCCCCATAATCCCCTTCCAAATTGTCTTCTACCTCGGAGGTGACACTGTGTCCAGAATCAGCCTACTCATCAGCTTTTAAGGTTAGCTTCCTCATTTTTAAAGCGGAAGTAATAGTTGTCCTTACCTCATAAAATTGCtgtgggaattaaatgaaataatctacGTAAAACTTGGATTATACCTGGTTCATAATGAGTGTTCATAAATTACAGCTACCattctcctccacctcttcctcctcatcaGGAAAACCTCAGCTTTTAGCCAAGAGTTCAAACAGGGGTAGGGTAGTGTAGAAAGCCCTCATCAGGGGTTGGGCTTGGTTGGGATCTTGGGATAGGATAGAGACAAAGCTAGAGTTTAAGAATAGGAGAAATGAGCAAGGGTCAGCCCTCCACTTCCCCTACCCCAGTCAGTTACCTAGACTGTTGAGAACATCCTTGATCTTCTTATCCATAATGGAGTCTAAGGAACACTGAGTACTCCCTGGGTTGATCAGCTGGAGAAGGGGGATTAGGATGAGAAGGAGGCAAGAGGAAGGCCCCATCCTGTACAGAGTCAGTGTCCTGGGGCTGGGAGAAAAGATGGAAAGCAGCTTAGATCTCTGAGCTCCTGGGTGGTGGTGAAGGAAAGAAGACAATGTGGTTAGTTTCCAGGGAGTAAAGATGGAAGAACGGCATCATCAGTACTGGATCCCTTTAGGCAGTTTGGAGAAGCAGGTAGGGTTGCTGAAGAACAGACTTACTCACCAAAACATTCAGAGACGGTCTACAAGGACTAGCCAGGCAAGGGTATTTTAATACACCTGGTATTAACCTGGGCACCTTTAACATACAAGCACACACAAACATGTAAACACACTCCCAGCACATTTTCAAAGACCTGTGCCAGCTAGGGTGACAGGTGACTGTGATAAACTTTGGAGTGTTCATGAGAAGCAACAGTTGCCTTTGCCCTGGATCTCTGCCGAGGGAGTCCTCCTGCCTTTTTGCTCTCCTTCTGCTTTCTTCTTGGCAACCCAATAAGGCTAGCACCTGGGCCTTCTGTGGCCTGCCGGTATTATAGGCTTCTTGTTTGATCCTTCATCAGGAAGAGGTTACTTTGCAGTTAACAAACAAATTAATCCACCCATCATCTATCCCAAACCCAAGTGTATGCTCTTTCTTATCTCTGTTGGCTGAGGGAGGGCCCTACTTGTCACCTGTTCAGACACCATTTTATTGTCCCTGGCTAATCTCATTTGGAGGAAAGTCACAGAAAGACTAATTAATCCTGGATAAAAATAAGGAAGTTCAGTATTTACTTAACTAGAAGCATGGTTTATGATTCCAGAGTTCTTTTGGGGGCTCATAAAGTTTCTCTTTTTCCCCCACCATTCTCAGCTAATCTTTCGATCTTGTCTCCTCAGGGTCACAAGGTAGAAGGTGCCACATCCTCAGCCCAGACCCTgagcaggaaggaaggagtggGGCAAGGCCACTTTCTGTGGGGgctttacctttttattttgagagcaGGATCTTTCCCTAGAAGCTCAAGAAGATTTCCCCTTACATTCCACCATTTGGTTCTGGGTCACACAACCTCCCTTTGTATCAGCTATGGCTGAAAAAGAGAGCTGGGCTTCACAATTCCTTATCCAAGACCTGGGGCCAAGGTATGTTTCAGAACTCAGAATGTTTCAGATTACGGAAGGTGAAAATTCTGTATATTACGTTAAACCACCAAGGAGGTTGGGGGCAGCACTCTGCAGTCTAATGCATAAATAGCCTGATGCAAAATGTATGAATATTAATCTGGGATAAATAAAAGACCATAAAGAGCCTCACACCAGGCCATGCCAAGTTTTTCTGCCAAATGAGTTAGCCTCAAATTTAggacagaacattttcatctttagAGCCTTTTAGATTTTAGAATAATGGATAAGGGATTGAGGACTTTGAGGATTCACATATGGCCAAGAGGAGTGAGGATGCCATGATTCGTCATCTAGGATGGGGCATGTGGCCaccatgaataaataaaatttaaagaagagcagataaagaagcagagaaaggggCCATGtattgtggctcatgcccataattccaatactttgagagtctgaggcaggaggatctcttgagcacaagagttcaagaccagcctgggcaacatagtgagactctatctctaaaaacaaacaaacaaaaatttgctgggtgtggtgccatgcatctgtggtcccagctacttaggagactgaggcaggaggatcacttgagcctcgaggttgcagtgagctgagattgtttcactgcactccagcctgaatgacaaagcaagaccttgcctcaaaaatagataaaataaaataaaatgagaagcagAAAAAGGCAGTTAGGTGACTATTCCTTGAGGCAGTCAGAGCTGTAAAAGTTGGGCTCTACCTCTGTGACCAGCCTTTCTGCCCACTTTCCGGGAGATGCCCTCTAAGGAACAGCTATTACTTATACATATCTCTCTCAGGCAACTTTGAGAAATGAGGCCTAGAGATGCCAGCAAAAAGGCAAGGATGCTTCCTCAATTACCAGACAGGAGTTgaagagaagagaaatgagaCTGGAGAATAAGAAAGAGCATATACTTGGATTTGGGATACATGATGGGTTGATTAATTTGTTTGCtaattcaatgaatatttgtagaGCTTCTCTTTACCAGCTCTAGCTCTGGTGACTCAGTGGTGGACAACGTAGACAAGATCTTTGCCCTTTTGCTATGGGGGAGATAaatacagtgtgtgtatatacacacacacacacacacacacatgtatatatgttgcatttatatatgtatgtatatatacattatatatattatataatatattatataatatattatataatatattatatattatataatatgttatatatattatatattatatattatataatatatatataatataattatatatattatatattataattatatatatataattatatataaatatataaatatataaatatttatatatatataaatatatatatataaatatatatatataaatacatatatataaatatataaatattatttatatatatatttatatatatatatttatatatataaatatatataattatatatataattatatatataatataatataatatatattacataatatattatataatatataatatattatatattacataatatattatatataatataatatatattatataatacatataatatataatatattatatattatatattatatatattatatatataatatatattatatataatatatattatatattatatatattatatatataatatatattatatattatatatatattatatataatatatattatatattatatataatatatattatatatataatatacattatatatatatggtcaaGTATTGAGAAAtgctctaaagaaaaataagacaaggCAATAGAGTGTGCCACTGTGCTATTGCCCATAATGCAGTATGTTCAGGAAAGGTGTCTCAGAAAAGGTAACAATGACTTGAAGAAATGAGGGGTTGAGTCATAGGAACATCTGGGACAAATGTTCTAGCCTGTGGAACAATTATAAAGAGCCCACGGCAGAGACTTGGTTAGTGTGTTGAAGGAATGGCAACAATGGCAATATGGCCAGAATGAAGTATAGGGGGAAAGGCCAGAAAAGAAGTCAGAGAGTTGACCAGGGCCAGATTATATAGAGCTTGTAAGCCAATGTAAGGGCTTTGGGTTTTATTATAAATTTGACAGCAAATTATTGTAGTGTTGTGTTCAGAGGAGTGACATAAAATGATTTATGGTTTtctaatgtttaatttttctttttttttggagatagggtccagttctgtcgcccaagctggagtgcagtggtgtgatcatggcactgcagcctcaaactcctgggctcaagtgatccttgtgcctaagccttccaagtagctgggactataacagtgtgccatcatacccggctatttaaaaaaaattttttttgtagagacaaggccttatta belongs to Pongo pygmaeus isolate AG05252 chromosome 2, NHGRI_mPonPyg2-v2.0_pri, whole genome shotgun sequence and includes:
- the RETNLB gene encoding resistin-like beta, whose amino-acid sequence is MGPSSCLLLILIPLLQLINPGSTQCSLDSIMDKKIKDVLNSLEYSPSPISKKLSCASVKSQGRLSSCPAGMAVTGCACGYGCGSWDVQLEPTCHCQCSVVDWTTAHCCHLT